The Sus scrofa isolate TJ Tabasco breed Duroc chromosome X, Sscrofa11.1, whole genome shotgun sequence genome has a segment encoding these proteins:
- the KDM5C gene encoding lysine-specific demethylase 5C isoform X11, with the protein MEPGSDDFLPPPECPVFEPSWAEFRDPLGYIAKIRPIAEKSGICKIRPPADWQPPFAVEVDNFRFTPRIQRLNELEAQTRVKLNYLDQIAKFWEIQGSSLKIPNVERRILDLYSLSKIVVEEGGYEAICKDRRWARVAQRLNYPPGKNIGSLLRSHYERIVYPYEMYQSGANLVQCNTRPFDNEEKDKEYKPHSIPLRQSVQPSKFNSYGRRAKRLQPDPEPTEEDIEKNPELKKLQIYGAGPKMMGLGLMAKDKTLRKKDKEGPECPPTVVVKEESGGDVKVESTSPKTFLESKEELSHSPEPCTKMTMRLRRNHSNAQFIESYVCRMCSRGDEDDKLLLCDGCDDNYHIFCLLPPLPEIPKGVWRCPKCVMAECKRPPEAFGFEQATREYTLQSFGEMADSFKADYFNMPVHMVPTELVEKEFWRLVNSIEEDVTVEYGADIHSKEFGSGFPVSDSKRHLTPEEEEYATSGWNLNVMPVLEQSVLCHINADISGMKVPWLYVGMVFSAFCWHIEDHWSYSINYLHWGEPKTWYGVPSLAAEHLEEVMKKLTPELFDSQPDLLHQLVTLMNPNTLMSHGVPVVRTNQCAGEFVITFPRAYHSGFNQGYNFAEAVNFCTADWLPAGRQCIEHYRRLRRYCVFSHEELICKMAACPEKLDLNLAAAVHKEMFIMVQEERRLRKALLEKGITEAEREAFELLPDDERQCIKCKTTCFLSALACYDCPDGLVCLSHINDLCKCSSSRQYLRYRYTLDELPAMLHKLKVRAESFDTWANKVRVALEVEDGRKRSLEELRALESEARERRFPNSELLQRLKNCLSEAEACVSRALGLVSGQEAGPHRVAGLQMTLAELRAFLDQMNNLPCAMHQIGDVKGILEQVEAYQAEAREALASLPSSPGLLQSLLERGRQLGVEVPEAQQLQRQVEQARWLDEVKRTLAPSARRGTLAVMRGLLVAGASVAPSPAVDKAQAELQELLTIAERWEEKAHLCLEARQKHPPATLEAIIHEAENIPVHLPNIQALKEALAKARAWIADVDEIQNGDHYPCLDDLEGLVAVGRDLPVGLEELRQLELQVLTAHSWREKASKTFLKKNSCYTLLEIVAFKEGEQKEKEGILQLRRTNSAKPSPLASPNTSSSATSICVCGQVPAGVGALQCDLCQDWFHGRCVSVPRLLSSPRPSPTSSPLLAWWEWDTKFLCPLCMRSRRPRLETILALLVALQRLPVRLPEGEALQCLTERAISWQGRARQALASEDVTALLGRLAELRQRLQAEPRPEEPPTYPSTPASDPLREGSGKDMPKQVQGLLENGDSVTSPEKVAPGEGSGKRDLELLSSLLPQLTGPVLELPEATRAPLEELMLEGDLLEVTLDENHSIWQLLQAGKPPDLARIRTLLELEKAERHGSRARGRALERRRRRKVDRGGEGDDPAREELEPKRVRSSGPEAEEAQEEEELEEETGGEGPPQPLPATGSPSTQENQNGLEPALGASSGSSVPFSTLTPRLHMSCPQQPPQQQL; encoded by the exons ATGGAGCCGGGGTCAGACGACTTCCTACCGCCGCCGGAGTGCCCAGTGTTCGAGCCTAGCTGGGCGGAGTTCCGAGACCCTCTCGGCTACATCGCGAAAATCAGGCCCATCGCCGAGAAGTCGGGCATTTGCAAGATCCGCCCACCCGCG GACTGGCAGCCACCGTTTGCTGTAGAAGTGGACAACTTCAGGTTTACTCCCCGAATCCAGAGACTGAATGAACTAGAG GCCCAGACGAGAGTGAAACTGAACTACTTGGATCAGATTGCCAAATTCTGGGAAATCCAGGGCTCCTCCTTAAAGATTCCCAATGTAGAACGGCGGATCTTGGACCTCTACAGCCTCAGCAAA ATCGTGGTGGAAGAAGGTGGCTATGAAGCCATCTGCAAGGACCGTCGGTGGGCCCGGGTGGCCCAGCGCCTCAACTACCCACCAGGCAAGAACATTGGCTCTTTGCTACGCTCTCACTATGAACGCATTGTTTACCCCTATGAGATGTACCAGTCTGGAGCCAACCTGGTG CAGTGCAACACACGTCCATTTGATAATGAAGAGAAGGACAAGGAATATAAACCCCACAGTATCCCCCTTCGACAGTCTGTACAACCCTCCAAGTTCAACAGTTATGGCCGGCGAGCCAAGAGACTGCAGCCTGAT CCGGAACCCACAGAGGAAGACATTGAAAAGAACCCTGAACTGAAGAAGCTTCAGATCTATGGGGCAGGCCCCAAGATGATGGGCCTGGGCCTCATGGCCAAGGATAAGACTCTGCGGAAGAAAG atAAGGAAGGGCCTGAGTGCCCCCCAACAGTAGTGGTGAAGGAGGAGTCAGGCGGGGATGTGAAGGTGGAGTCAACTTCACCCAAGACCTTCCTGGAgagcaaggaggagctgagtCACAGCCCAGAGCCCTGCACCAAGATGACCATGAGGCTGCGGaggaaccacagcaatgcccagtTT ATTGAGTCATATGTATGCCGGATGTGTTCCCGAGGGGATGAGGACGACAAGCTCCTGCTGTGTGATGGCTGTGATGACAACTACCACATCTTCTGCTTGCTGCCTCCTTTGCCTGAGATTCCCAAGGGTGTTTGGCGGTGCCCAAAGTGTGTCATGGCG GAGTGTAAGCGCCCCCCCGAAGCCTTTGGCTTTGAGCAGGCTACCCGGGAATACACTCTGCAGAGCTTTGGCGAAATGGCTGACTCCTTTAAAGCCGATTACTTCAACATGCCCGTACAC ATGGTGCCCACAGAACTCGTGGAGAAGGAATTCTGGCGGCTGGTGAATAGCATTGAGGAAGATGTGACTGTTGAGTATGGGGCTGACATCCATTCCAAAGAATTTGGTAGTGGTTTCCCTGTCAGTGACAGTAAGCGGCACCTAACCCCTGAGGAGGAG GAATATGCTACAAGTGGTTGGAACCTGAATGTGATGCCAGTGTTGGAGCAGTCTGTACTGTGCCACATCAATGCAGATATCTCTGGCATGAAGGTGCCCTGGCTCTATGTAGGCATGGTCTTCTCAGCCTTTTGCTGGCATATTGAGGATCACTGGAGTTACTCCATTAACTACCTCCATTG GGGTGAGCCGAAGACCTGGTATGGGGTACCCTCACTTGCAGCAGAACATTTGGAAGAGGTGATGAAGAAGCTGACACCTGAGCTCTTTGATAGCCAGCCTGATCTTCTGCACCAACTTGTCACCCTCATGAATCCCAACACCCTCATGTCCCATGGTGTGCCG GTTGTCCGCACAAACCAGTGTGCAGGAGAATTTGTCATTACCTTTCCCCGAGCTTACCACAGTGGCTTCAACCAAGGCTACAACTTTGCCGAGGCTGTCAACTTTTGCACTGCCGACTGG CTGCCAGCTGGGCGCCAGTGCATTGAGCACTACCGCCGGCTTCGAAGATATTGCGTCTTCTCCCATGAGGAGCTCATTTGCAAGATGGCTGCCTGTCCAGAGAAGCTAGACCTGAACCTGGCAGCAGCTGTACATAAGGAAATGTTCATCATGGTGCAGGAGGAGCGGCGTCTACGAAAGGCCCTGCTAGAGAAG GGCATCACGGAAGCTGAGCGAGAGGCTTTCGAGCTGCTCCCGGATGATGAGCGCCAATGCATCAAGTGCAAGACCACATGCTTTCTGTCAGCCCTAGCCTGCTATGACTGCCCAGACGGCCTTGTCTGCCTTTCCCACATCAATGACCTCTGCAAGTGCTCCAGTAGCCGGCAGTACCTGCG GTATCGGTACACCTTGGATGAGCTCCCTGCCATGCTCCATAAGCTGAAGGTCCGGGCTGAGTCCTTTGACACCTGGGCCAACAAAGTGCGAGTGGCCCTGGAGGTGGAGGATGGGCGGAAGCGCA GTCTTGAAGAGCTGAGGGCACTAGAGTCTGAGGCCCGTGAGAGGAGGTTTCCTAACAGTGAGCTGCTGCAACGACTCAAGAACTGCCTGAGTGAGGCAGAAGCTTGTGTGTCCCGGGCTCTGGGGCTGGTCAGCGGCCAGGAAGCTGG CCCCCACAGGGTGGCTGGTCTACAGATGACCCTGGCTGAGCTCCGGGCCTTTCTGGACCAGATGAACAACCTGCCTTGTGCCATGCACCAGATTGGGGATGTCAAG GGTATTCTGGAACAGGTGGAAGCCTATCAGGCTGAGGCCCGTGAGGCCCTGGCCTCACTGCCCTCCAGTCCAGGGCTCCTGCAGTCCCTGCTGGAGAGGGGGCGGCAGCTGGGGGTGGAGGTACCtgaggcccagcagctgcagcggcaGGTGGAACAGGCACGATGGCTGGATGAGGTGAAACGCACGCTGGCTCCCTCAGCCCGAAGGGGCACCCTGGCTGTCATGCGGGGACTGTTGGTCGCGGGTGCCAGTGTAGCCCCTAGTCCTGCTGTGGACAAGGCCCAAGCCGAACTGCAGGAACTGCTGACCATTGCTGAACGCTGGGAGGAGAAGGCCCACCTCTGCCTGGAGGCCAG GCAGAAGCATCCACCAGCCACGCTTGAGGCCATAATTCATGAGGCAGAAAACATCCCTGTTCACCTGCCCAACATCCAGGCTCTCAAGGAGGCCCTTGCTAAGGCCCGGGCCTGGATTGCTGATGTGGACGAGATCCAG AATGGTGATCATTACCCCTGCCTGGATGACTTGGAGGGCCTGGTGGCTGTGGGCCGGGACCTACCCGTGGGGTTGGAGGAGCTGAGACAGCTCGAGCTGCAGGTACTGACAGCGCACTCCTGGAGGGAGAAGGCCTCCAAGACCTTCCTCAAGAAGAATTCTTGCTACACTCTGCTGGAG ATCGTGGCCTTCAAGGAGGGGgagcagaaggagaaggagggaatcCTGCAGCTGCGTCGCACCAACTCTGCCAAGCCCAGTCCGTTGGCATCACCGAACACATCTTCCTCTGCAACCTCCATCTGTGTGTGTGGGCAGGTGCCAGCCGGGGTGGGAGCTCTGCAGTGTGACCTGTGTCAGGACTGGTTCCATGGGCGATGTGTGTCGGTACCCCGCCTCCTCAGTTCCCCAAGGCCCAGTCCCACCTCATCCCCACTGCTGGCCTGGTGGGAGTGGGACACCAAATTCTTGTGTCCGCTGTGCATGCGCTCACGGCGCCCGCGCCTGGAGACCATCCTGGCACTGCTGGTAGCACTGCAGAGACTGCCTGTGCGGCTGCCTGAGGGCGAGGCCCTGCAATGCCTCACAGAGAGGGCCATCAGCTGGCAAGGTCGTGCCAGGCAGGCTCTGGCCTCTGAGGATGTGACTGCTCTGTTGGGACGGCTGGCCGAGCTTCGCCAGCGGCTGCAGGCTGAACCCAGGCCCGAGGAGCCCCCTACCTACCCTTCAACCCCTGCCTCTGACCCTCTCAGAGAAGGCAGTGGCAAGGATATGCCTAAG CAGGTGCAGGGGTTGCTGGAGAACGGAGACAGTGTGACCAGTCCTGAGAAGGTAGCCCCGGGGGAGGGCTCAGGTAAGAGAG ACCTGGAGCTGCTGTCCTCGCTGTTGCCCCAGTTGACTGGCCCTGTGTTGGAGCTGCCTGAGGCAACCCGTGCCCCCCTCGAGGAGCTCATGTTAGAGGGGGATCTGCTTGAGGTGACCCTGGATGAGAACCACAGCATCTGGCAGCTGCTACAAGCTGGGAAGCCTCCAGATCTAGCACGGATCCGCACACTTCTGGAG CTGGAGAAGGCAGAGCGCCATGGGAGCCGAGCTCGGGGCCGGGCGCTggagaggcggcggcggcggaaggTGGATCGGGGTGGGGAGGGCGATGACCCAGCCCGAGAGGAGCTAGAGCCAAAGAGGGTACGGAGCTCAGGGCCAGAGGCCgaggaggcccaggaggaggaggagctggaggaggagactGGGGGTGAGgggcccccccaacccctgcccgcCACCGGCAGCCCCAGCACCCAGGAGAACCAGAATGGCTTGGAGCCAGCGCTAGGGGCCAGTTCAGGCTCCTCTGTCCCTTTCTCCACTTTGACTCCGCGGCTGCACATGTCCTGCCCACAGCAGCCGCCTCAGCAACAGTTGTGA
- the KDM5C gene encoding lysine-specific demethylase 5C isoform X8 — protein MEPGSDDFLPPPECPVFEPSWAEFRDPLGYIAKIRPIAEKSGICKIRPPADWQPPFAVEVDNFRFTPRIQRLNELEAQTRVKLNYLDQIAKFWEIQGSSLKIPNVERRILDLYSLSKIVVEEGGYEAICKDRRWARVAQRLNYPPGKNIGSLLRSHYERIVYPYEMYQSGANLVQCNTRPFDNEEKDKEYKPHSIPLRQSVQPSKFNSYGRRAKRLQPDPEPTEEDIEKNPELKKLQIYGAGPKMMGLGLMAKDKTLRKKDKEGPECPPTVVVKEESGGDVKVESTSPKTFLESKEELSHSPEPCTKMTMRLRRNHSNAQFIESYVCRMCSRGDEDDKLLLCDGCDDNYHIFCLLPPLPEIPKGVWRCPKCVMAMVPTELVEKEFWRLVNSIEEDVTVEYGADIHSKEFGSGFPVSDSKRHLTPEEEEYATSGWNLNVMPVLEQSVLCHINADISGMKVPWLYVGMVFSAFCWHIEDHWSYSINYLHWGEPKTWYGVPSLAAEHLEEVMKKLTPELFDSQPDLLHQLVTLMNPNTLMSHGVPVVRTNQCAGEFVITFPRAYHSGFNQGYNFAEAVNFCTADWLPAGRQCIEHYRRLRRYCVFSHEELICKMAACPEKLDLNLAAAVHKEMFIMVQEERRLRKALLEKGITEAEREAFELLPDDERQCIKCKTTCFLSALACYDCPDGLVCLSHINDLCKCSSSRQYLRYRYTLDELPAMLHKLKVRAESFDTWANKVRVALEVEDGRKRSLEELRALESEARERRFPNSELLQRLKNCLSEAEACVSRALGLVSGQEAGPHRVAGLQMTLAELRAFLDQMNNLPCAMHQIGDVKGILEQVEAYQAEAREALASLPSSPGLLQSLLERGRQLGVEVPEAQQLQRQVEQARWLDEVKRTLAPSARRGTLAVMRGLLVAGASVAPSPAVDKAQAELQELLTIAERWEEKAHLCLEARQKHPPATLEAIIHEAENIPVHLPNIQALKEALAKARAWIADVDEIQNGDHYPCLDDLEGLVAVGRDLPVGLEELRQLELQVLTAHSWREKASKTFLKKNSCYTLLEVLCPCADAGSDSTKRSRWMEKELGLYKSDTELLGLSAQDLRDPGSVIVAFKEGEQKEKEGILQLRRTNSAKPSPLASPNTSSSATSICVCGQVPAGVGALQCDLCQDWFHGRCVSVPRLLSSPRPSPTSSPLLAWWEWDTKFLCPLCMRSRRPRLETILALLVALQRLPVRLPEGEALQCLTERAISWQGRARQALASEDVTALLGRLAELRQRLQAEPRPEEPPTYPSTPASDPLREGSGKDMPKQVQGLLENGDSVTSPEKVAPGEGSGKRDLELLSSLLPQLTGPVLELPEATRAPLEELMLEGDLLEVTLDENHSIWQLLQAGKPPDLARIRTLLELEKAERHGSRARGRALERRRRRKVDRGGEGDDPAREELEPKRVRSSGPEAEEAQEEEELEEETGGEGPPQPLPATGSPSTQENQNGLEPALGASSGSSVPFSTLTPRLHMSCPQQPPQQQL, from the exons ATGGAGCCGGGGTCAGACGACTTCCTACCGCCGCCGGAGTGCCCAGTGTTCGAGCCTAGCTGGGCGGAGTTCCGAGACCCTCTCGGCTACATCGCGAAAATCAGGCCCATCGCCGAGAAGTCGGGCATTTGCAAGATCCGCCCACCCGCG GACTGGCAGCCACCGTTTGCTGTAGAAGTGGACAACTTCAGGTTTACTCCCCGAATCCAGAGACTGAATGAACTAGAG GCCCAGACGAGAGTGAAACTGAACTACTTGGATCAGATTGCCAAATTCTGGGAAATCCAGGGCTCCTCCTTAAAGATTCCCAATGTAGAACGGCGGATCTTGGACCTCTACAGCCTCAGCAAA ATCGTGGTGGAAGAAGGTGGCTATGAAGCCATCTGCAAGGACCGTCGGTGGGCCCGGGTGGCCCAGCGCCTCAACTACCCACCAGGCAAGAACATTGGCTCTTTGCTACGCTCTCACTATGAACGCATTGTTTACCCCTATGAGATGTACCAGTCTGGAGCCAACCTGGTG CAGTGCAACACACGTCCATTTGATAATGAAGAGAAGGACAAGGAATATAAACCCCACAGTATCCCCCTTCGACAGTCTGTACAACCCTCCAAGTTCAACAGTTATGGCCGGCGAGCCAAGAGACTGCAGCCTGAT CCGGAACCCACAGAGGAAGACATTGAAAAGAACCCTGAACTGAAGAAGCTTCAGATCTATGGGGCAGGCCCCAAGATGATGGGCCTGGGCCTCATGGCCAAGGATAAGACTCTGCGGAAGAAAG atAAGGAAGGGCCTGAGTGCCCCCCAACAGTAGTGGTGAAGGAGGAGTCAGGCGGGGATGTGAAGGTGGAGTCAACTTCACCCAAGACCTTCCTGGAgagcaaggaggagctgagtCACAGCCCAGAGCCCTGCACCAAGATGACCATGAGGCTGCGGaggaaccacagcaatgcccagtTT ATTGAGTCATATGTATGCCGGATGTGTTCCCGAGGGGATGAGGACGACAAGCTCCTGCTGTGTGATGGCTGTGATGACAACTACCACATCTTCTGCTTGCTGCCTCCTTTGCCTGAGATTCCCAAGGGTGTTTGGCGGTGCCCAAAGTGTGTCATGGCG ATGGTGCCCACAGAACTCGTGGAGAAGGAATTCTGGCGGCTGGTGAATAGCATTGAGGAAGATGTGACTGTTGAGTATGGGGCTGACATCCATTCCAAAGAATTTGGTAGTGGTTTCCCTGTCAGTGACAGTAAGCGGCACCTAACCCCTGAGGAGGAG GAATATGCTACAAGTGGTTGGAACCTGAATGTGATGCCAGTGTTGGAGCAGTCTGTACTGTGCCACATCAATGCAGATATCTCTGGCATGAAGGTGCCCTGGCTCTATGTAGGCATGGTCTTCTCAGCCTTTTGCTGGCATATTGAGGATCACTGGAGTTACTCCATTAACTACCTCCATTG GGGTGAGCCGAAGACCTGGTATGGGGTACCCTCACTTGCAGCAGAACATTTGGAAGAGGTGATGAAGAAGCTGACACCTGAGCTCTTTGATAGCCAGCCTGATCTTCTGCACCAACTTGTCACCCTCATGAATCCCAACACCCTCATGTCCCATGGTGTGCCG GTTGTCCGCACAAACCAGTGTGCAGGAGAATTTGTCATTACCTTTCCCCGAGCTTACCACAGTGGCTTCAACCAAGGCTACAACTTTGCCGAGGCTGTCAACTTTTGCACTGCCGACTGG CTGCCAGCTGGGCGCCAGTGCATTGAGCACTACCGCCGGCTTCGAAGATATTGCGTCTTCTCCCATGAGGAGCTCATTTGCAAGATGGCTGCCTGTCCAGAGAAGCTAGACCTGAACCTGGCAGCAGCTGTACATAAGGAAATGTTCATCATGGTGCAGGAGGAGCGGCGTCTACGAAAGGCCCTGCTAGAGAAG GGCATCACGGAAGCTGAGCGAGAGGCTTTCGAGCTGCTCCCGGATGATGAGCGCCAATGCATCAAGTGCAAGACCACATGCTTTCTGTCAGCCCTAGCCTGCTATGACTGCCCAGACGGCCTTGTCTGCCTTTCCCACATCAATGACCTCTGCAAGTGCTCCAGTAGCCGGCAGTACCTGCG GTATCGGTACACCTTGGATGAGCTCCCTGCCATGCTCCATAAGCTGAAGGTCCGGGCTGAGTCCTTTGACACCTGGGCCAACAAAGTGCGAGTGGCCCTGGAGGTGGAGGATGGGCGGAAGCGCA GTCTTGAAGAGCTGAGGGCACTAGAGTCTGAGGCCCGTGAGAGGAGGTTTCCTAACAGTGAGCTGCTGCAACGACTCAAGAACTGCCTGAGTGAGGCAGAAGCTTGTGTGTCCCGGGCTCTGGGGCTGGTCAGCGGCCAGGAAGCTGG CCCCCACAGGGTGGCTGGTCTACAGATGACCCTGGCTGAGCTCCGGGCCTTTCTGGACCAGATGAACAACCTGCCTTGTGCCATGCACCAGATTGGGGATGTCAAG GGTATTCTGGAACAGGTGGAAGCCTATCAGGCTGAGGCCCGTGAGGCCCTGGCCTCACTGCCCTCCAGTCCAGGGCTCCTGCAGTCCCTGCTGGAGAGGGGGCGGCAGCTGGGGGTGGAGGTACCtgaggcccagcagctgcagcggcaGGTGGAACAGGCACGATGGCTGGATGAGGTGAAACGCACGCTGGCTCCCTCAGCCCGAAGGGGCACCCTGGCTGTCATGCGGGGACTGTTGGTCGCGGGTGCCAGTGTAGCCCCTAGTCCTGCTGTGGACAAGGCCCAAGCCGAACTGCAGGAACTGCTGACCATTGCTGAACGCTGGGAGGAGAAGGCCCACCTCTGCCTGGAGGCCAG GCAGAAGCATCCACCAGCCACGCTTGAGGCCATAATTCATGAGGCAGAAAACATCCCTGTTCACCTGCCCAACATCCAGGCTCTCAAGGAGGCCCTTGCTAAGGCCCGGGCCTGGATTGCTGATGTGGACGAGATCCAG AATGGTGATCATTACCCCTGCCTGGATGACTTGGAGGGCCTGGTGGCTGTGGGCCGGGACCTACCCGTGGGGTTGGAGGAGCTGAGACAGCTCGAGCTGCAGGTACTGACAGCGCACTCCTGGAGGGAGAAGGCCTCCAAGACCTTCCTCAAGAAGAATTCTTGCTACACTCTGCTGGAG GTGCTCTGCCCGTGTGCAGACGCCGGCTCAGACAGCACCAAGCGCAGCCGGTGGATGGAGAAGGAGCTGGGGTTGTACAAATCTGACACAGAGCTGCTGGGGCTGTCTGCGCAGGacctcagggacccaggctctgTG ATCGTGGCCTTCAAGGAGGGGgagcagaaggagaaggagggaatcCTGCAGCTGCGTCGCACCAACTCTGCCAAGCCCAGTCCGTTGGCATCACCGAACACATCTTCCTCTGCAACCTCCATCTGTGTGTGTGGGCAGGTGCCAGCCGGGGTGGGAGCTCTGCAGTGTGACCTGTGTCAGGACTGGTTCCATGGGCGATGTGTGTCGGTACCCCGCCTCCTCAGTTCCCCAAGGCCCAGTCCCACCTCATCCCCACTGCTGGCCTGGTGGGAGTGGGACACCAAATTCTTGTGTCCGCTGTGCATGCGCTCACGGCGCCCGCGCCTGGAGACCATCCTGGCACTGCTGGTAGCACTGCAGAGACTGCCTGTGCGGCTGCCTGAGGGCGAGGCCCTGCAATGCCTCACAGAGAGGGCCATCAGCTGGCAAGGTCGTGCCAGGCAGGCTCTGGCCTCTGAGGATGTGACTGCTCTGTTGGGACGGCTGGCCGAGCTTCGCCAGCGGCTGCAGGCTGAACCCAGGCCCGAGGAGCCCCCTACCTACCCTTCAACCCCTGCCTCTGACCCTCTCAGAGAAGGCAGTGGCAAGGATATGCCTAAG CAGGTGCAGGGGTTGCTGGAGAACGGAGACAGTGTGACCAGTCCTGAGAAGGTAGCCCCGGGGGAGGGCTCAGGTAAGAGAG ACCTGGAGCTGCTGTCCTCGCTGTTGCCCCAGTTGACTGGCCCTGTGTTGGAGCTGCCTGAGGCAACCCGTGCCCCCCTCGAGGAGCTCATGTTAGAGGGGGATCTGCTTGAGGTGACCCTGGATGAGAACCACAGCATCTGGCAGCTGCTACAAGCTGGGAAGCCTCCAGATCTAGCACGGATCCGCACACTTCTGGAG CTGGAGAAGGCAGAGCGCCATGGGAGCCGAGCTCGGGGCCGGGCGCTggagaggcggcggcggcggaaggTGGATCGGGGTGGGGAGGGCGATGACCCAGCCCGAGAGGAGCTAGAGCCAAAGAGGGTACGGAGCTCAGGGCCAGAGGCCgaggaggcccaggaggaggaggagctggaggaggagactGGGGGTGAGgggcccccccaacccctgcccgcCACCGGCAGCCCCAGCACCCAGGAGAACCAGAATGGCTTGGAGCCAGCGCTAGGGGCCAGTTCAGGCTCCTCTGTCCCTTTCTCCACTTTGACTCCGCGGCTGCACATGTCCTGCCCACAGCAGCCGCCTCAGCAACAGTTGTGA